The genomic interval GTTCAGGTGACAGGCATACTGCGTATCCAGTCATCCTAAAAGGAGGTATACAACTGACGAATGAACCCAGAGCCCTTCCGTCCACACAATACGAACGCCCGTACTTTGACACAGCAAAGTAAGACGCCTTTGCTGCTCTATATTCTGGGAAGACAAACTGCCTCAAAAACGTACCCCGCGGATTCACTCTAGAActcgcagagacagcggatACAGACACACGGTGACGCCGGTCCCCGGTTCGAGCATAGAGCCACCGGATATCTTTGCTGCTCAAAAactttctgtcgctttcaCCTCCGCCCCTGGCAAATTTTCACGTTTTTTCCGGCGACGTTGCCGCTGTCTCGCAAGCCTTTGTTCCTCTTGTCTTCCCAGTTCTTCCATCGAACTGAGCAGACGCCACCAAGCCAAGAAGGACAACGCCCCAGCAATATACGGAAATCCCAGTGCCGCCGCCGCTAAACTTGAAGCAAACGTCTTAAACCCCTTCAAGCTCACTGGCGGTTTCCCTTCCGCGATGGTTTCGTCTATTGTGGTGTCAACGGGTTGGTGACGCATCCGACGTTTCCTCCGACGTTCCCTCTTTCCTTTGCCAGAACCGTCGCGGTCGCTTCCCGAGTGAATGAGAATTATTGAGGGTCTGAGCTCGCTGTGAACGAGGCACCCTTTCTGCTTTTGCGGCTCAGGCAGGTCAAGGTCACACCCAGGCAGCCGTGGGCGTGGTTGCAGCAAATTGCCTCCGTATACGGGTATGAACTGTTGTGGATTTGTCTGCGACAGCGTTTCCATTTCACTGCTGGACGAAGGTTGAGACAAGGTGGTTTCCGTTGATGCCTTATGTGGTGGAAGTTTCCATGACGCTTCGGATCCACCTAGGGCTTCTCCGGTCGAATGCACTGGCGCATACTGTTGCAGTGGCTGTGAGGGGCTCTGCGACAAAGATGGAATGTACTGTCCCGCACCTTCTCCAGCACAAGGGGACGCCTTTAAGGAATATTGTTGCACAGCAGGCAGCAAATGTGTAGATTGCTTTCTCGGGTAGTACACATTATAATCCGGTCCCGTTGATCCTTGTTCGAGGTCTTTTGACCTGGACTCGTTTGGCTTCCCTTCCCGCTCGCCCGCTGGATCCACAGAGGTGTCTCCGGTTGACTGAAGATTGCCATTTCCTGCTGGTTGCCCAAGAACAAAGAAATCGTAGTTTGCCGCCAACGCGCCTCCTGGTAGAGCCAGGAGCGCGTAAACCGGACGGAATAACTTCATATCGAATCCTCGACTCCACCGGGCGGGTTATTGGGCAGGAAGATCACACCACAATCCTTTGTACTCGGAACTGTGAGGAAACGTGAAGGGACTCGCCACGCCAATCCTAAGCTGAGTAGAACAACGCCAGCCGCCAGTGGGAACCACAAGAACAGCACAAGCTTCATTGAAGGCCGCAACAGTCGCCGTGCGGCCGCGAACACACAAAACCGTTACTAACAGAAGGCGACGTTGCAGCGTCACACTGACGAGACAGTCAAGTTAACACTTTGCCAAGGAAGATATAATGCTACAGCACATggtgtcttgtctctctgttgttcgTCTACGTCGTAGCACTTCCAGATTCGAGAACACCGAGTTACTGTGGAGTACCGTCGCCCTTGTCCCGTGAAAAGCGCGAGTTGCGACGGCGACGGACAGAAGGAGCAACGCTTGAAGTATAGCAGATTTCCAGCTGTAAGTATCTAGATACCAAGTCCCAATTGTACATTTAGGCCTGTTCGAATCATTCAGCTTTCGAGATTTGTATCTAGGCCCGTCACGTGTACATTCGGTTCGCGGCAGTGAGTTTATTTGGTCGTTGAGGGCACTGCAATAACGGTGCCCCTTAGACGACCTTTTCAACCAGAATCTCCAGTGTAGGCGTCTCTACAGCGCTTcccgcagcagagacgccgagatACCACCAGGGTCGGACGGTCGTTGGGACTTCGAGACAGCAGGGATTTCGGGGGTCTCATGCATTCACCCTAAACTGTCCACCCCGTCCATCTCGTTAACACACTGTGGTGGCGGCCTACGTTCTGTTGTCCACTGAATGAAAGCCCCAAACAAGCCGAGTGCGCGCCAAAGCACCTGCCATCCATCCTGGAAACACGCCAACGTACTATTCACCGCGTCGTTCAGACACACACATTTACGTTTTCTCGAGTGCGCTCGTACTACCGCCGGCGTCGGTGACCCCGGTGCCTCGACAGTGGGCGGATAGGAGGCTGCTGTTACTTTTTATCGTCAAAGTGCTGTGGGAGGTCTCTGTGCAGCGTACGTTTCCTCCGTCGCCAGCACAATTGTACGTTTCCTCCGTCGCCAGCACAATTGTAGTGGCTACGAACCTCTGTGGTAACGTAAATTACGAAGTGCCGCGTAGGACCCTGCAGGCGTCTCCTACCACCAAATGTGCCACCGCCCGTACTTGATCAACGGGAAAAAGCGCTTCAGCTCTCGACACATCCTAAAACACCCGACGACCCACGGGTCATCCACCGTCAGACGCCGCAAGATTTCCGTCCGATGTGCGGTGGTGCAGATCTCTGAAGGGCGTAGCGACTTCGCGTATTTCAATGTCCGCGCAGACTTACCTGTGCGCGGGAGACACTGGTGTACACAAACAGCAGACAGCAACACACCTGTAGCGAATAGCGGGAGTATTCGCAAGAAGCAACATAttcgagagacaagcagtGGCAAGCCACGGCTTGCAACCACAAAGGCTGCCACCGCGAAAACGGGATGCAAAGCAGCCACAATCGAGCAGTTTCAGGCAGCTTCATTTGTTATCCTGCTTTTACATTAGCAGAGCACAGCCTTCCGTCGGCACCATCGAAGCACATAGACTCGCCAGGGCACATGTAAAATGCAACCAGAGTTGTCTGAACTCGTAGAGCCGGAAGGTGCTCGGCGTGCTTCGGGCAGGGAGGCAGCGCCACTTGTAGGTTTTTATGGACCCAAACCAAAAGACGTTCAGGCACGAGATGCAAAAAACGTGTAAGCGATGGTTTGTTGCATGCACTTCGCTTGATAACGGCCGCTCAATAGGAACCTGGTTATGGTGGCACTGAGCTAATGCATCTGCAACGGCACACGGAACCTACGGGCATAAACAGACGATGCTTGTTGCTAGTCGACGTCAGGTCTCTCGGGGCTATCTGTCTGTGCTGGGCCCTTCCTCTTGGAGAACGCGAGCATGTTCGCATTGGCAAAATATGTCCGTCCATTCACAGTGAAAGCTCGCCGGCGGCTGCAGATTTCTCTCATGCCAACTTGTGCCAGATGTGTCGCCTTTTTAGCACGCATACTTAGCACATACCAGAAATTATGGGCGGGATGTACTGAAATGCGCACTAAACGTCCCCGTGTCGCCGGCGCCCACAGCTCTGGTATGAGTATGGAAACAGTTACACCGTCAGAGCAGCGCCATCGCGCACGCCCTGGCATCGAATTCGTGTCTCGCTGATGACAGCCACCCCTACCGTACCCAAACTTCGGTGATACTGTCgcaaaagaaaaagcgaaaattTCGCTTACGGATCCTTGATGAAGGAATGGAGCAAGACACTAGCATCATCCGCCAGACCAATTATCTAGTTCTAGAGCCTATAGATTTGAGCTTGTGGCAACAAACCTAGGAGCTAGAGCTCTGCAGACGTTCCCCTTTTTCTGCGCAGTTGCTCGTCGGTGTGCGTGAACCTAGTTTGCCTGTAATCGGCTCCATTTAGTATACGGATGTTCTGAATTTGTGTCAAAACAGGGTCACTGGAAGGCCGACAAAGCAAGGCAACCGACCGTGGACAGCGGGAATCCACGTTTCCGGTGGCAGGTTGCTAGCGCGATACGTAGAACATGAAGAAAGCTGCACATGAAGGTTGGACAAAAGGAACTAGCAAACAGGATGTTGTAGTGCTGCTTCCACAGAGAAGCGGATCGGAGGAACCTCCAGCACGTCAGAAATACTGTTACTGTTGCCACGGCAAGCTAGACCCCCGAACATTCTTCCACCTTTTTAGAGGACGGGGATAAAAATATCcaaagaggagaacaagaaggtcGAGTGTGCTCGATTTTGCCATCCGGACCACTTCCCAATTGAGCGTTTCATGCCCTGTCTAGAGAGATGCATTTTGTCTTTCCCCATTGCGAACCGCCCTGGCCTGTTGATGCCTGTACCCGACAGTTTCAGAAAAACATTATGCAATATGCCGTGAACGGAATATGTGACCTGAAGAGTGCACGAAGATACCCGCTGGAGAGTTTTGAAACAGTGATGTGTGTATCGGCGGAACTTCTAACAGATGGATTTCCATAGCTTGTTCCATATGTTTCCGCACATTTTTTCCTCTTGTAAGACGAGTGATCTTCAACCATTGCCGCCATACTTAAGCGGCATGCTATGTCATCCTCGAGAGAGGGCTTAAAAACCGGGAGGCAAAATGTcagcgttttcttttcacaACTCGATGAGAATAAATACTAGTCTTTCGAAAACTTTCGCACCCTTAGTGTGCAGCGGCCTGGTCTAACGTCAAAGAAGGGTGCGTCGCGGTTGTCTTTCATTGTTGTTTTTGAGAAAATGCACGCTCACAGCATTGAGGTTTGACCTAGAAAAAGACTTGAGAGTCTTTCCTCTGTCATTCTCTTGCTTCGCAGCGTTCTTTGGAACTGTAGACACCATCGACCAGTAGGTGCCCaaatgcgttttctttcattGTGTGTGTCCCCAAACAGTGTATACCATGTAAACCAGCCCATCAACGACTGATGTTTCGGCGACCGAATGAGAGAAGTGATGTGTTGGTTTCCTGTCAGCTGTGCCTGTCTGGTTGAAAAGGGTCTCCCCGTGTTTCTGTGCTCCTCACGTGCTGCTGTAGCGGAGATTCAGGTTGCATTCGCCTCCCGTCCGTGACGAAACGTTTTGCAGaggctctgcttcttcccaACCTTTTTCGTAGGAGCGTTTCCCTGTGGCGTTGTCACGCACCGCAGTTTCTCGCCAGGGGGTATATACTGCGATCGTCGCTCATCGAGTTTCACACTCTGTTCCTCACGTTTTCCCCTCGCTGCTGGGGTCTGAAGTTTCTCCCTGATCTGTTTTTCTGAAACTCGATTGTCTGAGGGCTCGGGTTCTGGGACTGGGTCCTGCCTTAGAGAATGACACACAAGTCTGCACGGCTTCGGGGCGTCACTTGCTGGCGTTCTATAAACCAAGCGTCGCGTTCAGGAGTTACTTTGGTCTTTTCTCATTGTCTCCATTGAGTCAAACAGAGCATCTGTCTTCACTGagccctttctctccacttgctGAAGGCTCCCGGAGTCTTCCCTCTAAAGTAAGTTTCTTGCAAAAGCGCAACCCTAAACGCATTTATTCCCTGGCTACCGCCGACAACCGCGCAGCACGAAATAGCGTGGTTTTCTTTGACGCAGTGTTAACAACGGAAAGTGGACCCGAGACACCCTGGGGAGGAACGGAAGTACACAGCGAAGCATCGGTGCAAAAcgtgaagagacagactttttttctgtggttGTTCTGTTTGTGGCTCTGGAGCAGCTCCCATACCTCGTGCCACTTCGATGTGCCTTTTATCCTTCCACGTCGGGCTTCCGCATGCGACTTCCgtcgtcgtcgcctctggCCCGCGTTTACCATTTTCTTGCTAGGAGCATGCTGTGCAAGGAAGGCATGCAGCAACCGTAGGGCTGGCAATTCTCGGTGTGCCCTAAGGAAACTCGAGTCTTTCTGGAGCAATACGAGGGAGACACGCACGTTTTCTTGTCATTAATTTCTAAACTTTTGATTAGGAACGTTTTCTACTCCGGGGTCGCCTGTCCAAACCCAACTGTTTCCGTGGCGAGGGCGACCCTACGAGGGCATTGCGACGGGGTTGGCAGAAGCCCTCGAGACCAGCATCCCTTTGTCGGCTTTCGCTGTACACCGAATTTAGCTTTTGTCGACATGCGAAAGGCCTGGACTCTCCTTCGATGTTGCTCTCTTGCGTTTTAGCTCTTGGCGAAGAACACGGCGGGGAACCCTACCGCACCGGGATGCGTCCGGAGCTCGTCGGcaccgcgtcttcttcgaatATTTGCATATTTATGGTCGAGTGAGTCCGTAAACGAGTCAGAGAAATGCGCGCAAGAGGTCAGCTTTCGAACCTAGAAAAATCGTCTCCTGGTGTATGTCCGTGTATGTACGCCAAACAGGCTGCCAGCGTTCCGCGTGAAGCTCTGCGACTGCCCTCCCCGGATCTACgcataatatatatatatatatatctaaatatatatgcatgcacatgcatttccccctgtttttcgctctcgctttttttaACACGCTGTGGTTTGGTGGAGAGCGGTTTCCAAATTCCTGCGAAACCCTGCGTTTGTCGCATGCTTCTCTCGGCCTTTTGGCCGTTGTGCCGTTCACTGgccgcgaagaaaagcggGCAGCGAACTTAAACTTTCCAAAGGAGCTTTGTTTTCAGTGAAGGCGACAGGGCGAGAGATTAACGCGGCAACAACACCGTTGTCCACCGCTTGTTGAATCTCGTGCAAAGTGCGTTAGACGCCGTGTCCAGTCGTGgatttcgtttcctccgttGTGGGCGATTCCCAAGAACCCACCCACGTCttgtctttcctgtctcgttctctgtacTTGTCAACTTCTTCGCCGTCCATCTTTGTCGTGAGGTGAGAGCTTTCCGGCGTTGCCGAGACCCCCTCAGGCCCTTTTGTGCGTTGGGTTGCAGATCTACAAGCATCTTCTCGCGAAGGGGCTGAAGGCAGCTTGAAAAATGCAAATTGTAAATGCCGCTTATCCTCTTTACCTTTCCGTAAAATCTTCCCGCATGTTTCTCCTTACATGGCTGCGATGAGCAGCGCCGAACTGGCTAGGGGCGAGGGCCGCATCCCCTCGGCCTGGACTCGCGTTCCGCCGGCGCGGACCCTCGCCTCCCCTCCGTGTGATTCTGCGTCCGTCGTCCCCTCTCCGCAaacttccctttcttccttcatGCCTCGTCGGTTCCTCGTATTTCTTTTTTACCTGCTCTGCACGAGCTACTGGTTCTGTTATTCTGCACCCGTcactctgcgtttctctgaagCTCACAGCGATGTCTGGGGGCTCCGCCGCGCTGGCAGCAACGACGCGGGGCCAGGTGGACGTGGAGGAGGTCAGgaccgcgaggaagagagcgcagGTGAGGAAGACTCTTCGAGCGAAGACAGTGGGGAGGATGACGAGGACAACGAGGAGGCGGAACTGAACGACGACaaaaaggaggaggaggcggaatCGACcgacgacaaagaagacCAGGAGGCGGAATCGGTCGAcgacaaagaaggcgaggaggcggaaTCGACCGATgacaaagaaggcgaggaggcggaaTCGGTCGAcgacaaagaaggcgaggaagcggaaTCGACCGAcgacaaagaaggcgaggaagcggaaTCGAGCGAcgacaaagaaggcgaggaagcggaaTCGAGCGAcgacaaagaaggcgaggaggcggaaTCGAGCGAcgacaaagaaggcgaggaagcggaaTCGAGCGACGACAACGAAGGTGAGGAGGCGGAATCGACCAACGACAACGAAGGTGAGGAGACGGAGTCGACCAACGACAACGCGCGCGACTTCGGGGGCGCCCCGCCGGTCCCCGCGAGCCATGCCTGGAACTCCCTGGAGGCCCGAGGCACCGGGTACCCCCACGCTGGGGGCGATGACTCCACCCGCTTGACCAAGGacctggagagaggcagacaccGAAGAAGCCGCTTCTCGAGCTCGGACTCTCGCGACTCCTACCGACGCGCAGCTCACAAAGTTCCACGCTtgcgagacgaaggaggatCCCGACACGGGTCGCGATCGAAGGACAGAACGGGCGACGAATCAGCGAGAAGAGCCTTGCAGAGAGGGCGTTCGAGGTCTGATGGGTATGGAAAAGACGGTTATCGGGAGCGCTCAAAGACTCGCGCATTGTCGAGGCGAAGATCGAAATTGCTCtcagagaaggagcagagggTGACGCCGAACAGAGAGGCCCGATCGTATGCTCATGCGGTAGATGAAGACGCCTCAGGGTCGTTTCGAGATCATCTGCAAGAGCTCGCCTCCATGTTCAGTCGGATTGGCGGTGCAGACagtgacgaagacgaagacgacgaagatcTGTACTCCATTCGAGATGAACAAGAAAAAGTCGTTGTCAGCTACGCAGAGGGCTTCACAGTCTCTGCCGCTGGCACCATGGTGGGAAGACGCCCCACAGATGAAGATGTACGTCGGTGGAAGAGCTGTACAGATGACCCCCCGATCTATAACAGTATCAGTCTCGTCGCATAAACAGAGAGAGTGTAGTGCCTAGGATACCAAAGAGGACTACAAGTTCCGTGTTGAGGGGGAGAGCAAGTGTGAGACAGCTGGGCGGGTGTTGGAGCACGCAAACCTACGTCTGGATATGGATACAGAAATATACGCGCCAGCTGTATCTCTATGTACTGACATTCTGTACACGAGAGTGGATTGGACGTTGTCTGCTTATACTTGCTCGTATACATGTCAGCCATGTTGTTGCTGCTACCTGGGGACGCTTTTGTcaggatatatatatatatatatatagatgtatagCTCTCGAATTGCACGCGCAAGAGTTGACTGTTGTTCCTGAATGCTTCATGGAATTTGAGAGGAGCCGCGCAAGGCTGTTGTACCGTGGAGCTTTCTTAGCGCATTCTCACTCCTCTCAGCGGCAGTCTTTGGTGCTGGTGTGGCCGCGTGGAACTTCGTACGGGGCGAGCGACTTGTCTGCTTTCACTCTTCATGTCTCTCCGGGTGTCTCGCGTTTCGCAGGCTATCTTGGTGAATGCGATTCTCCCACAAATGCCCAACGTGCGCGTGAAGGCGATTTTCGATGGTCACGGCGGGGACGAGGTGTCGAGATATTTGGCGGACAATGCACTGACACATCTTAGTAAGTCTCAACCATTTTCGAAAGAGTCGAAATCTGCAATTCCGTCCTTCACAATCGTAAGTTCGTTTTGAGACCGTGACATAAAGAACATTCATGATATTTGCAGGACATTCGTTTTCTAAAGGATGTGAAACACCACAAGCTTCCAAAATCGCCGATGTCGGGAAGGTGACGAGCGGGGCTTATGATAGACGTGAACCTTTTCAAACGTTTTGCCTCCGCCTGTTCCATTCCAGTCGGTGCGTCGTGCTCCTGTTGCCCGCGCTGGAGACTCCCCGTACGTAGCGTAGCATCCCAGATTACCCTGTTCCGCTTTGTTCCACCAGGACCTGGTGCTCAGAAGTCTAACCTACTACTGCCCAAGAAGACAACCAACCACATTCTTACGCCCTTGATTGTTCGTGCGTTgtcctgcatgcgtcttaCCGCGTATGAATCGCTCAGGCGTGATGAATGCGTCGTCTCAGGCCTCTCTAGCGCTTCCGTATTTTTTGACGTACTCATACCAAATAACGGACTCTCTGTCATCGACATACTCACGCGTTCCTGGACCTGTATCGCGT from Toxoplasma gondii ME49 chromosome VIIa, whole genome shotgun sequence carries:
- a CDS encoding hypothetical protein (encoded by transcript TGME49_202620~Signal peptide predicted by SignalP 2.0 HMM (probability 0.993) with cleavage site probability 0.977 at residue 19~Predicted trans-membrane domain (TMHMM2.0):268-291), whose product is MKLFRPVYALLALPGGALAANYDFFVLGQPAGNGNLQSTGDTSVDPAGEREGKPNESRSKDLEQGSTGPDYNVYYPRKQSTHLLPAVQQYSLKASPCAGEGAGQYIPSLSQSPSQPLQQYAPVHSTGEALGGSEASWKLPPHKASTETTLSQPSSSSEMETLSQTNPQQFIPVYGGNLLQPRPRLPGCDLDLPEPQKQKGCLVHSELRPSIILIHSGSDRDGSGKGKRERRRKRRMRHQPVDTTIDETIAEGKPPVSLKGFKTFASSLAAAALGFPYIAGALSFLAWWRLLSSMEELGRQEEQRLARQRQRRRKKRENLPGAEVKATESF
- a CDS encoding protein phosphatase 2C domain-containing protein (encoded by transcript TGME49_202610~Predicted trans-membrane domain (TMHMM2.0):54-77), yielding MAAMSSAELARGEGRIPSAWTRVPPARTLASPPCDSASVVPSPQTSLSSFMPRRFLVFLFYLLCTSYWFCYSAPVTLRFSEAHSDVWGLRRAGSNDAGPGGRGGGQDREEESAGEEDSSSEDSGEDDEDNEEAELNDDKKEEEAESTDDKEDQEAESVDDKEGEEAESTDDKEGEEAESVDDKEGEEAESTDDKEGEEAESSDDKEGEEAESSDDKEGEEAESSDDKEGEEAESSDDNEGEEAESTNDNEGEETESTNDNARDFGGAPPVPASHAWNSLEARGTGYPHAGGDDSTRLTKDLERGRHRRSRFSSSDSRDSYRRAAHKVPRLRDEGGSRHGSRSKDRTGDESARRALQRGRSRSDGYGKDGYRERSKTRALSRRRSKLLSEKEQRVTPNREARSYAHAVDEDASGSFRDHLQELASMFSRIGGADSDEDEDDEDLYSIRDEQEKVVVSYAEGFTVSAAGTMVGRRPTDEDAILVNAILPQMPNVRVKAIFDGHGGDEVSRYLADNALTHLSNLTSLRPRDIKAACQALDDAVRKHVWKRAPDAGSTGVIAFIEKVTEPVEVFVVGREIVPEDTDPRSFVPLVEQLRVDALAEGDTETALSLAALVYRYTAGRRSRRRKHRRKPKKIRLGKGEAVFRVVVANVGDSRAVLLHRDGSFTPLSRDQKPEQDTERLRVEAAGGRVFFGGVPRVDNMLAVARSFGDFYMKDNPRLPADKQKIIAVPDIRMFYATPKDYLLLTCDGVFESPTMTYKNVADVIYSVPAGDSVRGRMKHAVKALLDAAYETGSHDNISALLTAFTRHGRFSSHTTLGYSIYTGTGEVIQKGRERQENARVNPEKVKKNVSLY